A single region of the Azotosporobacter soli genome encodes:
- a CDS encoding sigma-54 interaction domain-containing protein produces MQEYVIRIDFIDCLGLGYEIFKITEKNGIDKIAMEVIPGLGMVIKFRCPLESLVKKFVEELRAVAGITAVRFLEQMPYEDREYKLRTILNSVSEGIIAVDEKGDVTHINDVACNIFHCDASKVVGFAAEALLDDSASQIDTLHTGKSYKLQEHRIKNGERKIHVLISCIPVKSDHGQIIGAVYTVQDFHKVKKVIAQVDEKKRLTTFEDIICQSQQMTELIASARTVSKSSSTVLLRGESGTGKELFARAIHADSHRCKAPFIAINCTALSENLLESELFGYEEGSFTGAVKGGKKGLFEQAHGGTLFLDEIGEISHKLQVRLLRVLQEGVIRRVGGEDEISVDVRIVAATHRNLEKMMRAGEFREDLYYRLNVIPLTIFPLRERRADIPLLAQHLIRKICKKLAKPEVHLSHGSVEFLMKQEWPGNVRQLENMLERLINLVDTPEISVQHLRLWGDVANGTRAADAPVSDNKRIQVEIPNDGKWPQLKEIVADVEKKVIQQVLEKYPSSRMAGQALGVSNTTILNKMKIYEL; encoded by the coding sequence ATGCAAGAATATGTCATTCGAATTGATTTTATCGATTGTTTGGGCCTTGGGTATGAGATCTTTAAAATTACGGAAAAAAACGGCATTGATAAAATAGCGATGGAGGTTATTCCGGGCCTTGGTATGGTCATTAAGTTTCGCTGCCCGCTGGAAAGCCTGGTTAAGAAATTCGTGGAAGAATTAAGAGCGGTGGCAGGGATTACGGCCGTTCGCTTTTTGGAGCAGATGCCATATGAGGATCGGGAATATAAATTGCGAACGATCTTGAATTCGGTGAGCGAAGGGATCATTGCGGTGGATGAAAAGGGTGATGTCACCCATATTAATGACGTTGCCTGCAATATCTTTCACTGTGACGCAAGTAAGGTCGTTGGTTTTGCGGCAGAGGCGCTTTTGGACGACTCTGCTTCCCAGATCGATACGCTGCATACGGGCAAGAGTTATAAACTGCAGGAACATCGAATTAAAAATGGTGAAAGAAAGATCCATGTATTGATCAGCTGCATCCCGGTTAAAAGTGATCACGGACAAATTATCGGAGCCGTATACACCGTTCAAGATTTTCACAAAGTGAAAAAAGTCATCGCGCAGGTGGATGAGAAAAAGCGCCTGACGACGTTTGAGGATATCATTTGCCAAAGCCAACAGATGACCGAGCTGATTGCATCGGCGCGCACCGTTTCAAAAAGCAGCTCTACCGTTTTGTTACGCGGCGAAAGCGGGACGGGCAAAGAATTGTTTGCTCGCGCCATTCATGCGGATAGCCATAGATGCAAAGCCCCCTTTATCGCGATCAACTGCACTGCGCTGTCGGAAAATCTCTTAGAAAGCGAATTGTTCGGCTACGAGGAGGGCTCTTTTACCGGTGCGGTTAAGGGCGGGAAAAAAGGGCTGTTTGAACAGGCGCATGGCGGAACTTTGTTTTTGGATGAAATCGGTGAGATATCGCATAAGCTGCAGGTCCGTTTGCTGCGCGTATTGCAGGAAGGGGTAATCCGGCGCGTTGGAGGAGAGGATGAAATTTCGGTTGATGTGCGGATTGTTGCTGCTACGCATCGTAACTTGGAAAAAATGATGCGTGCGGGAGAATTCAGGGAAGACTTGTATTATCGCTTAAATGTGATTCCGCTTACCATTTTTCCTTTGCGCGAGCGCCGCGCAGACATCCCTCTCCTGGCGCAACATTTGATTCGTAAAATTTGCAAAAAGTTGGCTAAGCCGGAAGTCCATTTATCGCATGGCAGTGTGGAATTCCTGATGAAGCAGGAATGGCCCGGCAATGTAAGGCAACTGGAAAATATGTTGGAACGCTTGATTAATCTGGTGGATACGCCGGAAATCAGCGTGCAGCATCTTCGCTTATGGGGCGATGTGGCAAACGGCACAAGAGCGGCGGATGCGCCCGTGTCAGACAATAAGCGGATACAGGTTGAAATTCCAAATGACGGTAAATGGCCGCAGCTCAAGGAAATCGTGGCGGATGTGGAGAAAAAAGTGATTCAGCAAGTTTTGGAGAAATATCCTTCTTCCCGAATGGCCGGACAAGCGCTTGGCGTCTCGAACACGACGATATTGAACAAGATGAAGATATACGAGCTTTAA
- a CDS encoding tryptophanase: protein MAIEYVAEPFRIKMVETIKILSAEERAQKIKEANYNLFNLAGEDVYIDLLTDSGTNAMSDNMWAGVMKGDESYAGSSSYYKLVEAGKDIFNYGYIQPVHQGRAAEKVLFGTMLSEGKVAISNMFFDTTRAHVELCGARAIDCVVEEAKDPAKRVPFKGNMNVEKMEKIILEQGPEKVGLVVMTITNNSAGGQPVSVKNIRDVAAVCKKYNIPLNIDAARYAENAYFIKQREEEFKNKSIKEIIRAVFDCADMFTMSAKKDTLVNMGGLIGVKDANSPLILPIKARCISYEGFTTYGGLSGRDLEALAIGLYEGLNEDFLKYRIGQMEYLAARLDDAGITYQSPVGGHGVFVDAKAMFPQIPYYEFPAQVLAIELYKEAGIRTCDIGSYMLGNDPDSKEQLQADFEFTRFAIPRRVYTQAHVDIMANALINIKERAHEIKRGYKITWEPPILRHFQASLAPIE, encoded by the coding sequence ATGGCAATCGAGTATGTAGCAGAACCGTTTCGAATCAAAATGGTGGAAACGATCAAAATCCTAAGCGCGGAGGAAAGAGCGCAAAAAATTAAAGAGGCGAATTATAACTTGTTCAACCTTGCGGGAGAAGACGTCTATATCGATCTTCTGACGGATTCCGGTACGAATGCGATGTCTGATAATATGTGGGCCGGCGTAATGAAAGGAGACGAATCGTATGCGGGATCGTCGAGTTACTATAAATTAGTGGAAGCCGGCAAAGACATTTTCAATTATGGCTATATCCAGCCGGTTCATCAGGGGCGTGCGGCGGAAAAAGTTCTGTTCGGCACGATGCTCTCGGAAGGCAAGGTCGCGATTTCCAACATGTTCTTCGACACCACAAGAGCGCATGTGGAACTTTGCGGCGCGCGCGCCATCGATTGTGTGGTCGAGGAAGCGAAAGATCCTGCTAAACGGGTGCCGTTCAAAGGCAACATGAATGTTGAAAAGATGGAAAAAATTATTCTTGAACAGGGTCCTGAAAAAGTCGGCCTGGTCGTTATGACCATCACAAACAACTCTGCTGGCGGTCAGCCTGTATCAGTAAAGAATATTCGCGACGTAGCGGCTGTTTGTAAAAAATATAATATTCCGTTGAATATTGATGCTGCTCGCTATGCTGAAAATGCATACTTTATTAAGCAAAGGGAAGAAGAATTCAAAAACAAATCCATTAAAGAGATCATCAGAGCCGTCTTCGACTGCGCAGACATGTTCACCATGTCCGCCAAAAAAGACACGCTAGTGAACATGGGCGGGCTGATTGGCGTCAAAGATGCAAATTCGCCGTTAATCCTGCCGATTAAAGCACGCTGCATCTCCTATGAAGGTTTCACAACCTATGGCGGCCTTTCAGGGCGCGATTTAGAAGCGTTGGCGATTGGTCTGTACGAAGGACTAAACGAAGACTTCTTGAAATATCGTATCGGTCAGATGGAGTATCTGGCGGCGCGCTTGGATGATGCAGGCATCACCTATCAATCTCCGGTCGGAGGCCATGGCGTATTCGTCGATGCCAAAGCGATGTTTCCTCAAATACCATACTATGAATTTCCCGCTCAGGTCTTAGCTATTGAACTTTACAAAGAAGCAGGCATTCGTACTTGCGATATCGGTTCCTACATGTTAGGAAATGATCCGGATAGCAAAGAACAGCTGCAGGCTGATTTCGAGTTTACACGCTTTGCGATTCCGCGCCGTGTATATACGCAAGCGCATGTTGACATTATGGCGAATGCTTTGATTAACATCAAAGAAAGAGCGCATGAAATCAAACGCGGCTATAAAATCACATGGGAGCCGCCAATCCTTCGTCACTTCCAAGCTTCGCTTGCACCCATTGAATAA
- a CDS encoding RidA family protein yields MNKKCIVTTGAPSAIGPYSQGVRTGNMVFASGQLPLNPATGELVADIKAATKQSLENVKAILEAGGASMAGVIKTTVFLRDMNDFVAMNEVYATYFPENPPARAAVQVARLPKDAIVEIEAIAIAE; encoded by the coding sequence ATGAACAAGAAATGTATCGTTACCACAGGAGCGCCTTCCGCTATCGGGCCTTATTCGCAAGGCGTGCGCACTGGCAATATGGTGTTTGCTTCCGGTCAATTGCCGCTCAATCCGGCGACGGGTGAACTGGTTGCCGATATCAAGGCTGCAACGAAGCAATCGCTGGAAAATGTGAAGGCGATCCTCGAAGCAGGCGGCGCATCGATGGCTGGCGTTATTAAGACAACCGTCTTTTTGCGCGACATGAATGATTTTGTCGCAATGAACGAAGTATATGCGACGTATTTTCCGGAAAATCCTCCGGCACGTGCTGCGGTTCAAGTCGCCCGTTTGCCGAAGGATGCGATCGTGGAAATCGAAGCGATTGCGATTGCTGAATAA
- a CDS encoding sodium:solute symporter family protein yields MNGYVWAILLYALLLIVVGLFITKKVKGAADFFVGGRKFGPALLFITLVAPNIGAGSTVGVAGLGYKVGISAAWWIAASALGTFFLAFFIGPAIWRLANKHDFYTLGDYLEYRYNRNFRGLVSLLMAVGTIAIFSGQLMGIAWILSAVAGISKTMGVLIGAVVVVLYFGAGGLLTAAYVNIIEAAVKLIGFMIAVPFVLHFVGGWDGLQAKLAANVGAEAAQAYFSVDGAGVSTIIGFFLMLTPSFFISPGLIGKIYSAKDERTVKWGTTLCALVMLGFAVIPAFLGMAAATLVPNLSEREMALPLVMKECMPFWASALALAAIFSAEVSAADAVLYMITSSFSKDLYKGFWRPDTSDAKLLKVSRIVAAAAGILGVSLAILLPNIITALSIFYSLMSVCLTAPLLFGLFSRRPTTSAAFTSALAGVAAMIYFQFFNNGKGLGLLNGQSTAILLTLLLMLALMYLRPAKGKEK; encoded by the coding sequence ATGAACGGTTATGTGTGGGCGATTTTGCTGTATGCATTGCTCTTGATTGTTGTTGGTCTGTTTATTACCAAAAAAGTAAAAGGTGCGGCCGATTTTTTTGTCGGCGGGCGAAAATTTGGCCCGGCGCTGTTATTCATTACGTTGGTCGCGCCAAACATCGGCGCCGGATCGACGGTCGGCGTGGCTGGACTCGGTTATAAAGTCGGCATTTCGGCGGCGTGGTGGATTGCGGCATCCGCATTAGGCACTTTTTTTCTGGCTTTCTTTATTGGCCCGGCGATTTGGCGCCTGGCCAATAAGCATGATTTTTATACTTTGGGCGATTATCTGGAGTACCGTTACAATCGAAACTTCAGAGGTTTGGTCTCACTACTGATGGCGGTGGGCACGATTGCTATCTTTTCCGGACAACTGATGGGCATTGCCTGGATCCTTTCTGCGGTGGCGGGCATATCAAAGACGATGGGTGTTTTGATCGGCGCTGTCGTGGTGGTACTGTATTTTGGCGCAGGCGGCTTATTGACCGCCGCGTACGTCAACATCATCGAAGCGGCGGTCAAACTGATCGGATTCATGATTGCGGTGCCGTTCGTCTTGCATTTCGTCGGCGGATGGGACGGACTACAGGCAAAGCTTGCCGCCAATGTCGGCGCGGAAGCGGCGCAGGCTTATTTCAGCGTCGATGGCGCAGGTGTTTCGACGATCATCGGTTTTTTCCTGATGCTGACGCCGTCGTTTTTTATCTCTCCCGGCCTGATCGGAAAAATATATAGCGCCAAGGATGAGAGGACGGTGAAGTGGGGGACGACGCTGTGCGCACTTGTTATGCTGGGGTTCGCGGTGATTCCCGCCTTCCTGGGCATGGCAGCGGCGACGTTGGTTCCGAATCTGTCGGAGCGCGAGATGGCGCTGCCCTTAGTCATGAAAGAATGCATGCCGTTTTGGGCTTCGGCGCTGGCTTTGGCGGCCATCTTTTCCGCGGAAGTCAGTGCAGCCGATGCGGTGTTGTACATGATCACCTCGTCCTTCTCCAAAGATTTGTATAAAGGGTTTTGGCGACCGGATACGTCCGATGCCAAGCTGTTGAAAGTGAGCCGAATTGTGGCGGCCGCAGCGGGCATCTTGGGCGTGAGCCTGGCGATTTTACTGCCTAATATCATAACCGCGCTGTCCATCTTTTATTCGCTGATGTCGGTATGTCTCACCGCGCCTTTGCTGTTTGGTCTTTTCTCGCGCCGTCCTACCACGTCGGCTGCGTTTACTTCGGCGCTTGCCGGCGTTGCTGCAATGATATATTTTCAGTTTTTCAACAACGGCAAGGGTTTGGGCCTGCTGAATGGCCAATCGACAGCGATCCTTTTAACGCTTCTTTTGATGCTGGCTTTGATGTATCTTCGTCCGGCGAAGGGGAAAGAAAAATAA
- the pap gene encoding polyphosphate:AMP phosphotransferase: MLEKVDLKKSLSKEEYKAMIGPLQERLGELQRWAKQRDIPVLIVFAGWEAAGKGTLINDLIQALDPRGFDVHTGGDEKEEAAHRPYFWRFWIRTPRKGRITIFDRSWYAPVLSRLAKQEEKEVHLHELFKDALSFEQQLADAGTLVIKFFLHISKREQKERMEKLEKNPATAWRVKTDDWKQNLHYEKYQTAVEEMLRQTDTEHAPWTIVEAHDRRFAAAKIAGNVVQRLERVVRAKAEEMKAAETKRSEPALAKVFTSSVLSDVDLTRDLSEAEYQERLKKSQKRLRELEYICYSERLPVVIAFEGWDAAGKGGCIRRLTENMDPRGYSVIPVAAPTEEERAQHYLWRFWRQMPKAGHIAIFDRTWYGRVLVERVEGFCQPADWRRAYREINEMEEQWSEYGAVLAKFWLHIDQAEQKQRFEARMAAPEKQWKITEEDWRNREKWTEYEEAVNEMFFRTSTIHAPWTIVEANSKLHARIKVIETVITAIEKKLQNNGK, encoded by the coding sequence ATGTTGGAAAAAGTGGATTTGAAAAAAAGTCTGAGTAAAGAAGAATACAAGGCGATGATCGGGCCGCTGCAAGAGCGGTTGGGTGAGTTGCAACGCTGGGCCAAACAGCGTGATATCCCGGTGCTGATCGTATTTGCCGGCTGGGAAGCGGCCGGCAAGGGGACGCTGATTAACGACTTGATTCAAGCGCTCGATCCGCGGGGCTTTGATGTCCATACCGGTGGCGACGAGAAAGAGGAAGCGGCGCATCGTCCTTACTTCTGGCGCTTTTGGATAAGAACGCCGCGCAAAGGCCGGATTACGATCTTTGATCGCAGTTGGTATGCGCCAGTCTTGTCGCGTTTGGCGAAGCAGGAAGAGAAAGAAGTGCATCTGCATGAGCTGTTCAAAGACGCATTGTCTTTTGAACAGCAATTGGCGGATGCGGGAACGCTGGTCATTAAGTTCTTCTTACATATCAGCAAACGGGAACAGAAAGAGCGCATGGAGAAATTGGAAAAAAATCCGGCGACTGCATGGCGGGTGAAAACGGACGATTGGAAACAAAACCTCCATTATGAAAAATACCAGACGGCAGTAGAGGAAATGCTGCGTCAAACCGATACGGAGCATGCGCCGTGGACGATTGTGGAAGCGCATGATCGGCGTTTTGCAGCGGCGAAGATAGCGGGAAACGTGGTGCAGCGCTTAGAAAGGGTTGTGCGCGCAAAAGCCGAAGAGATGAAGGCAGCGGAAACGAAGCGCAGCGAGCCTGCGCTGGCGAAAGTCTTTACCTCTTCGGTGCTGAGCGATGTCGATTTGACGCGGGACCTGAGTGAGGCGGAGTATCAAGAACGTTTGAAAAAAAGCCAGAAACGTTTGCGCGAACTGGAATACATCTGTTATAGCGAACGGCTGCCGGTCGTCATCGCGTTCGAAGGCTGGGACGCCGCCGGAAAAGGAGGCTGCATCCGCCGTCTGACGGAAAACATGGATCCGCGTGGTTACAGCGTCATACCGGTTGCGGCGCCAACGGAGGAAGAAAGAGCGCAGCATTACTTATGGCGCTTTTGGCGGCAGATGCCGAAAGCGGGGCATATCGCGATTTTTGATCGGACCTGGTACGGGCGCGTGCTGGTGGAACGGGTGGAAGGCTTTTGTCAGCCTGCGGACTGGCGGCGCGCCTACCGCGAAATCAATGAAATGGAAGAGCAGTGGAGTGAATATGGCGCGGTGCTGGCAAAGTTTTGGCTGCATATCGATCAGGCGGAACAGAAGCAGCGTTTTGAAGCAAGGATGGCCGCGCCGGAAAAGCAATGGAAAATCACCGAAGAAGATTGGCGAAATCGGGAAAAATGGACGGAGTATGAAGAGGCCGTCAATGAGATGTTCTTTCGCACCAGTACGATTCACGCACCTTGGACGATTGTCGAAGCGAATTCGAAGCTCCATGCCAGAATAAAAGTGATTGAAACGGTCATTACGGCGATTGAGAAAAAATTGCAGAATAACGGGAAATAG
- the glsA gene encoding glutaminase A produces the protein MQSLLYSIIEANRSWTRQGKVANYIPGLAKANPEALGIVLITTDNQSYAAGSHETPFTIQSISKILTFTCALMDTPFAELSKIISLEPTSDEFNSISSLEIKNTHKPLNPMINSGAIATLSLVKGDSYAERFQRVFSFAKLLTGNEALPLNQDVYASESRTGHRNRALAYYMKSTDIIHDDVEELVDAYFRLCSLQVTCHDIARIGAVLAGNGLLPGSETRVIPKDICRIVKAVMATCGMYNGSGLFATSVGLPAKSGVGGGILAVSPNRMGIGVMGPALDEKGNSLAGIKVLEDLSKRLDLSIY, from the coding sequence GTGCAATCACTGTTATATTCCATCATTGAAGCCAATCGCTCCTGGACGCGCCAGGGCAAAGTGGCGAATTATATTCCCGGACTGGCCAAAGCAAATCCAGAGGCGCTCGGCATTGTCCTCATCACCACCGACAATCAAAGTTACGCCGCCGGCAGTCATGAAACCCCCTTCACGATCCAAAGCATTTCAAAGATCCTGACCTTTACCTGCGCACTTATGGATACGCCGTTCGCCGAACTCTCAAAAATCATCAGCTTAGAGCCGACGTCCGATGAATTCAATTCAATTTCCAGCCTTGAAATCAAGAATACCCATAAGCCTCTTAATCCGATGATCAACTCCGGCGCCATCGCCACACTCAGTCTGGTTAAAGGAGACTCATACGCCGAACGCTTCCAGCGGGTTTTTTCCTTCGCCAAGTTACTGACCGGTAATGAAGCGCTACCTTTGAATCAGGACGTCTATGCCTCCGAATCGCGCACCGGGCATCGTAACCGGGCGCTGGCTTATTATATGAAAAGCACCGATATCATCCACGATGATGTCGAAGAATTGGTCGACGCCTATTTCAGACTTTGCTCGCTGCAAGTCACCTGTCACGATATCGCCCGCATCGGTGCGGTTCTCGCCGGCAATGGCCTGCTGCCCGGTTCAGAGACACGCGTCATTCCGAAAGACATCTGCCGCATCGTCAAAGCCGTGATGGCTACTTGCGGCATGTACAACGGTTCCGGTCTCTTCGCCACCTCCGTCGGCCTGCCTGCCAAAAGCGGCGTCGGCGGCGGCATCTTGGCCGTCTCGCCCAACCGCATGGGCATCGGAGTCATGGGCCCCGCACTTGACGAAAAAGGCAACAGTCTTGCCGGAATCAAAGTACTGGAAGACTTGTCTAAGCGCTTGGATTTGAGTATTTATTAA
- a CDS encoding rhodanese-like domain-containing protein — MLQRFLTVAALYLSLILAAGCSQVPAGVGTTSQAGSLTICEISLSDAVAAWQNKSAVFIDVRSAEEFSEGHIPGAKLLPLPLLESRFAEIPKDRPVILVCRSARRSAQANLLLQQLGFQNTASMKEGMLRWSEAQEKD; from the coding sequence ATGCTGCAACGCTTTTTAACGGTTGCCGCCCTGTACCTTTCTCTTATCCTTGCCGCCGGTTGCTCGCAAGTCCCTGCGGGCGTCGGAACCACTTCGCAAGCTGGCTCCTTGACGATTTGCGAAATCAGCCTGTCTGATGCGGTCGCGGCCTGGCAAAATAAAAGCGCCGTTTTTATCGACGTCCGCAGCGCAGAGGAATTTAGCGAGGGACACATTCCCGGCGCAAAGTTGCTGCCGCTGCCCTTGTTGGAAAGCCGCTTCGCCGAAATCCCCAAAGATCGCCCGGTCATCCTGGTCTGTCGCAGCGCAAGACGCAGTGCCCAAGCGAATCTGCTCCTGCAGCAGCTGGGTTTTCAGAACACTGCCAGCATGAAAGAAGGCATGCTGCGTTGGTCTGAAGCACAGGAAAAAGATTGA
- the trhA gene encoding PAQR family membrane homeostasis protein TrhA → MEERINALTHGVGTALSVVGLITLAVAAYHYHSVWHQMSVFIYGGSLVLLYLASTLYHSFKDEKIKYRLKIFDHSAIYLLIAGTYTPFTLIPLHGTLGWSIFGIVWTVACIGIVLKLFYARRFKLLSTLCYLAMGWFIVLAIKPLAAALPDGGMSWLVAGGVFYTVGAVFYLWRRMPYNHAVWHLFVMAGSAAHFVAVLYYVLPLPVAV, encoded by the coding sequence ATGGAGGAACGAATAAACGCACTGACGCATGGCGTGGGGACGGCATTGTCCGTAGTCGGTCTGATCACACTGGCCGTCGCCGCTTACCACTATCATAGCGTTTGGCATCAAATGAGCGTCTTCATTTACGGAGGTTCGCTGGTACTTTTGTATTTGGCATCGACGCTGTATCATAGCTTTAAGGATGAAAAGATCAAATATCGTTTGAAAATCTTTGATCATTCGGCGATCTACCTGCTGATTGCCGGTACGTATACGCCGTTTACGCTGATCCCTTTGCATGGAACGCTGGGCTGGTCGATCTTCGGCATTGTTTGGACGGTGGCCTGCATCGGGATCGTACTGAAACTGTTTTATGCCAGGCGTTTTAAACTGTTGTCTACGCTTTGCTATCTGGCAATGGGCTGGTTTATCGTTTTGGCGATCAAGCCGCTGGCGGCAGCGCTGCCGGATGGCGGTATGAGCTGGTTGGTGGCTGGAGGCGTCTTTTATACGGTTGGCGCCGTCTTTTATCTGTGGCGGCGGATGCCCTACAATCATGCGGTCTGGCATCTGTTCGTGATGGCTGGAAGCGCGGCGCATTTTGTTGCAGTGCTCTATTACGTGCTGCCGTTGCCGGTTGCGGTATAA
- a CDS encoding (deoxy)nucleoside triphosphate pyrophosphohydrolase — MLQVTAGLIIFAGRILLAQRPQGKRLGGQWEFPGGKVEAGEALTACLRRELQEELELSGTVGVKYAESVYRYPFGDICLHAYWFASESEHVTLHEHQAVVWLTPEELSDYEMVAADREIAARLKKQFHGQFIAQM; from the coding sequence ATGCTGCAAGTAACGGCGGGCCTGATCATTTTTGCCGGACGCATCTTACTCGCACAGCGTCCGCAGGGAAAGAGGCTAGGCGGCCAATGGGAGTTTCCCGGCGGTAAGGTCGAAGCAGGCGAGGCACTGACGGCTTGCTTACGGCGCGAGTTGCAGGAGGAGCTGGAGCTTAGCGGAACGGTTGGCGTCAAATACGCAGAGTCGGTTTACCGCTATCCGTTCGGCGACATTTGCCTGCATGCGTATTGGTTTGCGAGCGAAAGCGAGCATGTGACGCTGCATGAACATCAGGCGGTCGTTTGGCTTACGCCGGAAGAACTGAGCGATTATGAAATGGTCGCAGCCGATCGTGAAATCGCAGCGCGCTTAAAAAAACAATTTCATGGGCAATTCATTGCGCAAATGTAG
- a CDS encoding NAD(P)/FAD-dependent oxidoreductase, with protein sequence MESKTRPHVVIIGAGFGGLNAAQELHAAEADVTLIDKRNYHLFQPLLYQVATAGVQPGDIAYPVRTILRKQKNLDFRMTRATGVDVDKRLVLTRAGDIPYDYLIVAVGGSTNFFGLDSVAANGFGLKDIEDAVGLRNQILSMVERAMQEPDPDLRRAMLTFVVVGGGPTGVESAGALSELVRLVLVKDYPRLNIKEVRIILLEASAHLLAAMPERLQDITYHTLLAKMVEVRFCATVTDFDGEKVTLRGDEVIPARTLIWAAGVQAASFAATSGLALGSMRRIIVNQFLQVPEHPEIFVIGDAAHFEQDGRPLPMIAPVANQGAVIAAQNIRNILQGQPLRPFLYKDPGILATIGRNAAVAKMGNMEFQGFFAWILWLGIHVLRLVGFRNRLMVLLNWAWEYFFYERGVRAIMPNIEKQIKS encoded by the coding sequence ATGGAAAGCAAGACGCGCCCCCATGTCGTCATCATCGGCGCCGGTTTTGGCGGTCTCAATGCCGCACAGGAACTTCACGCCGCAGAGGCTGACGTGACGTTGATCGACAAACGGAACTATCACCTGTTTCAGCCACTCCTCTATCAAGTGGCTACGGCTGGCGTACAACCAGGCGACATCGCCTATCCGGTTCGAACGATTCTGCGCAAGCAGAAGAATCTTGACTTTCGCATGACGCGTGCGACCGGCGTCGATGTCGACAAAAGACTCGTCTTGACGCGTGCCGGTGATATCCCCTACGACTATCTGATTGTCGCGGTCGGAGGCTCAACCAATTTCTTCGGGCTCGATTCGGTCGCGGCCAACGGTTTCGGTCTGAAAGATATCGAAGATGCCGTCGGCCTGCGCAACCAGATTCTCAGCATGGTAGAACGGGCGATGCAGGAACCGGACCCTGACCTGCGGCGTGCGATGCTGACCTTTGTCGTCGTCGGCGGCGGCCCCACCGGCGTTGAAAGTGCAGGCGCTCTGTCCGAGCTTGTTCGCCTGGTGCTGGTAAAAGATTATCCGCGTCTCAACATCAAGGAAGTTCGCATCATCCTGCTGGAAGCCTCCGCTCACCTCTTGGCCGCCATGCCGGAGCGATTGCAGGACATTACCTACCACACGCTGCTGGCAAAAATGGTCGAGGTTCGTTTTTGCGCTACCGTGACCGATTTCGACGGAGAAAAAGTAACGCTGCGCGGCGATGAAGTGATTCCCGCGCGCACGCTGATTTGGGCGGCCGGCGTTCAGGCCGCCAGTTTCGCGGCCACCAGCGGCCTCGCACTCGGCAGCATGCGACGGATTATCGTCAATCAGTTTCTCCAGGTACCGGAGCACCCGGAAATCTTCGTGATTGGTGATGCCGCACACTTTGAACAGGACGGTCGCCCTCTGCCGATGATTGCGCCGGTAGCCAACCAGGGCGCGGTCATCGCGGCGCAAAACATTCGAAACATTCTGCAAGGCCAACCGCTGCGCCCCTTCTTATACAAAGATCCCGGCATCTTGGCAACGATCGGCCGCAATGCCGCCGTCGCCAAAATGGGCAACATGGAATTTCAAGGTTTCTTTGCCTGGATTCTTTGGCTCGGCATCCACGTACTCCGTCTGGTCGGTTTTCGCAACCGCCTGATGGTTCTCTTAAACTGGGCCTGGGAATATTTTTTCTACGAGCGCGGCGTGCGCGCCATCATGCCCAACATCGAAAAACAAATCAAAAGTTAA